In Oceaniferula marina, the following proteins share a genomic window:
- a CDS encoding glycoside hydrolase family protein, which produces MKAIPTLLLLATTLASAEAAPEYNFQKMIQPVPLHSKLEHKDWSTWGSAVLKGDDGKYHMFYCRWPKSIPWATSWVVDAEICYAVADAPDGPFKHVRTILRGRKHEDKPQSWDGASVYNPHLKQFGNKFYLYYTAGHDPYSKKMIGSRDHVVANQCIGVLVANSLQDLATGKFKRFDQPILKPVKRFGRFVKKGEQYGDINDPIPANTIVVNPSIDQRADGKYILMYKSWKPKGGMTHAVAIGDSPTGPFTFHPGEAFKGYAEDPYIWFDQRGQKFFCLVKDFNGSITKKGASMALFESEDGIQWKHAKHLLASDLRITWKEGSTRKVHHLERPQLLFDEAGKPIMLYAACALQSPVRNSGKSFNIHIPLADED; this is translated from the coding sequence ATGAAAGCCATCCCAACCCTCTTGCTGCTCGCCACCACACTTGCATCAGCGGAGGCAGCCCCGGAATACAACTTTCAAAAAATGATCCAGCCGGTGCCGCTGCACAGCAAGCTGGAGCACAAGGACTGGTCCACCTGGGGCAGCGCCGTTCTCAAGGGAGACGACGGTAAATATCACATGTTCTACTGCCGCTGGCCCAAGTCCATACCGTGGGCCACCAGCTGGGTCGTCGATGCCGAAATCTGCTACGCCGTAGCAGACGCCCCCGACGGCCCGTTCAAACACGTCCGCACCATCCTGCGTGGCCGTAAACACGAGGACAAACCTCAGTCATGGGACGGAGCCTCGGTCTACAATCCGCACCTCAAACAATTCGGCAACAAGTTCTACCTTTACTACACGGCGGGCCACGACCCCTACTCGAAAAAAATGATCGGATCTCGTGATCATGTTGTTGCCAACCAATGCATTGGGGTGCTGGTAGCAAACTCGCTGCAAGATCTGGCAACAGGCAAATTCAAACGCTTTGATCAACCGATCCTCAAACCAGTCAAACGCTTCGGCCGCTTCGTCAAAAAAGGTGAGCAATACGGTGACATCAACGACCCTATCCCCGCCAATACCATCGTCGTCAACCCAAGCATCGACCAACGCGCCGATGGCAAGTATATCCTGATGTACAAAAGCTGGAAACCCAAGGGTGGTATGACCCACGCCGTAGCGATTGGAGACAGTCCCACCGGCCCCTTTACCTTCCACCCGGGTGAGGCATTCAAGGGATATGCAGAAGACCCCTACATCTGGTTCGATCAACGAGGACAAAAATTCTTCTGCCTGGTCAAAGACTTCAACGGTAGTATCACCAAAAAAGGTGCCTCAATGGCATTGTTTGAATCCGAAGACGGCATCCAGTGGAAACACGCCAAACATCTGCTGGCCTCCGACCTGCGCATCACCTGGAAAGAAGGAAGCACACGTAAAGTCCACCACCTGGAGCGGCCCCAACTCCTCTTTGATGAAGCAGGAAAACCCATCATGCTCTACGCGGCCTGCGCCTTGCAGTCCCCGGTTCGCAACAGCGGAAAAAGCTTCAATATCCACATCCCCTTGGCGGATGAAGATTAA